The sequence TTTCGGAACCTTCAACGGAAATATTTCCGACGGCTACACCCGCTGGGTTCAGGTGATTGGCGGCGACGGGAGGCCGATCGGCTATGAAACCGTCGCGCCGCATGACCTGCAGTCGTCGATCTTCTACGGCTCTCGTTTTACACCGCGCGATGCAAACGACTATTCGTGGACGGCAAAGGCAACCTGGAAGCCTGAACCGACCGAGAAACTCTCCTACGCGTACAACCAATCGGTGACGATCGACCAAAATTCGTCCACGATACAAACTGCATTGGAATACCAGGAGCCGACGCCTGGATACCAGTACGACTTTAAGAATATTTTAGACAGTGCAAACGTGTTCACTCAGGTCAACATTCAGCAGACGCTGTCGTGGACCCATACGCTGAGTCAAAAAGCATTCTACGAAATTCGTTTGAGCCATTACACCGCCCATGTTCGCGGAGATGCCAACGGCAAAGATTACACGCAGTATAATATTCCTAAAGACATTGTCACCTATCCGATCCAATACTATAATCTTGGCAAGGATACGGTCGGCGTCATACCGGGAGACGGGTTCTACGACACCGGCGGGCCGTTCGAGTGGCGGGACCATTACATCAGCGACTACAGCGCAAAGGTGGATTTCACGAATCATTTTACCGAAAAGAATAAATTCAAGACCGGCATCGAAACCCATTTCCAGCACCTGCAGATGATCGACATCACCGACCCGTGGATCAAGCCGCTGGGCCTGAACAACGATATCTATAATGTCAATCCGGCCTCGGGCGATCTCTATGCCCAGGACAACATTACGATCCACGGCATGATCCTGAATTTCGGGATGAGGTTCGACTACTGGTTCCCCGGCAAATATGTTGATGACGCCGTCAACAACCCGAACGTTCCGCTGGCGTCGGACGAGATTCGGCAGCAATATCTTCAAAGCACGTTTTCGTTCTTCGGCCACCGGTGGAAGGGGAGGATCAGTCCGCGTCTCGGAATTTCGCACCCTGTATCCGACAACCAGACCCTCTTTTTCTCGTACGGCCATTTTTCAAAGCTTCCGCAGCCGACCTATGTCTATTCGAAGCTGACCTCTAGCAGCGCACAAACGACGGAACAGACCGTCGGCAACCCGAACCTGAACCCCGAAACGACCGTTGCATACGAGCTCGGGCTGCGCAATCAAATCACCGAGGACGATGTGCTGACGGTGACCGCGTACTACAAGGACATCTTTGATTATATCACCGCTCGCACGGTCCAGGCGACGAGCGTCCGGTTTTCGAGCGGAACCTATACGACGTATATCAATTCGGATTATGCGAGAACGCGCGGTATTGAGCTCGAGTATGACAAAAGGATCTCGAATAACTTCAACGCGACGTTATCGGGTTCATATTCCATCGCGACCGGAAAAAGTTCGGCGTCGAACCAGGCGCTTTACGACCTCGTCACAACCG comes from Bacteroidota bacterium and encodes:
- a CDS encoding TonB-dependent receptor; this encodes MKHVLEHSAALHFSLRGREILLPFLIALFIVSTAAAQTTGSITGKIVDTKTGEGLPSVNVLVKGTYYGASSDIDGKFTIPKVNPGTYNVSFTLLGYKAVEYTGIKVEQGKPVEIDVKMEETELTLGKEVVIVGEKPLFDIEQTSSSKTVNSDDIKVAAVQSVQDIVGLQTGVVQSDNQIHIRGSRGYENAYLVDGVPVQDILGGTGFGLQLSPDAIQEMEVITGGYSAEYGQATSGVISITTKEGSTSYHGGASYKTDRIWGDSRANFNTDILGVTLGGPVPFATALLPGDLSFFGTFNGNISDGYTRWVQVIGGDGRPIGYETVAPHDLQSSIFYGSRFTPRDANDYSWTAKATWKPEPTEKLSYAYNQSVTIDQNSSTIQTALEYQEPTPGYQYDFKNILDSANVFTQVNIQQTLSWTHTLSQKAFYEIRLSHYTAHVRGDANGKDYTQYNIPKDIVTYPIQYYNLGKDTVGVIPGDGFYDTGGPFEWRDHYISDYSAKVDFTNHFTEKNKFKTGIETHFQHLQMIDITDPWIKPLGLNNDIYNVNPASGDLYAQDNITIHGMILNFGMRFDYWFPGKYVDDAVNNPNVPLASDEIRQQYLQSTFSFFGHRWKGRISPRLGISHPVSDNQTLFFSYGHFSKLPQPTYVYSKLTSSSAQTTEQTVGNPNLNPETTVAYELGLRNQITEDDVLTVTAYYKDIFDYITARTVQATSVRFSSGTYTTYINSDYARTRGIELEYDKRISNNFNATLSGSYSIATGKSSASNQALYDLVTTGVETTIKESYMPWDRPVQASLNLTYKVLKNDPLFGFAPGVLDDYTFFIRFFYESGMRYTPLLPAGYDDTGRPLYVTDYNNIDGSVGQNWFYINLNFDKNIDLAGMKMTLSFEVENLFNDKNTQIVNPVTGRAYEYGDNTTGNNPLFPQVQAPISPYPYDPSRYLAPRTAKVGLGIQF